A single Carnobacterium inhibens subsp. inhibens DSM 13024 DNA region contains:
- a CDS encoding SDR family oxidoreductase → MKVLVVGANGKVARHFADFTKEDSAIEEIAMIRKAEQVSFFEERGIETVLLDLVKNSVDELADAMKNVDAVIFSAGAGGSGLDKTILIDLDGAIKAMTAAEQAGVKRFVMVSTFRTGREAMSQEQDLQIYTIAKNYADEWLKNRTDLDWTIVHPGILVDEPGTNQIKVGMGQDINEVPRQDIAKTLISVLHNDNTIKQEFEVLSGNTAVEEAVRNLK, encoded by the coding sequence ATGAAAGTACTAGTTGTAGGTGCCAATGGGAAAGTAGCTCGTCATTTTGCAGATTTTACAAAAGAGGATTCTGCTATTGAAGAAATCGCAATGATCCGTAAGGCTGAACAAGTTAGTTTCTTCGAAGAACGAGGAATTGAAACGGTTCTCTTAGATCTTGTTAAAAATTCAGTAGATGAATTGGCAGACGCTATGAAAAATGTCGATGCAGTTATCTTCAGTGCTGGAGCTGGTGGAAGTGGTTTGGACAAAACCATTTTGATTGACTTAGATGGAGCCATTAAAGCAATGACGGCTGCAGAACAAGCTGGCGTTAAACGTTTTGTTATGGTCAGCACATTCCGTACTGGACGTGAAGCCATGTCTCAAGAACAGGATTTACAAATTTACACCATCGCAAAAAACTATGCGGATGAATGGTTAAAAAATCGTACAGATCTAGATTGGACGATTGTGCATCCTGGTATACTAGTTGATGAACCTGGTACTAATCAAATAAAAGTTGGTATGGGACAAGACATTAATGAAGTTCCACGCCAAGATATAGCTAAAACGTTGATTTCGGTACTTCATAATGACAACACGATCAAACAAGAATTTGAAGTTCTATCTGGTAATACAGCTGTTGAAGAAGCTGTCCGTAATTTAAAATAA
- a CDS encoding phosphoenolpyruvate synthase: MKQLTNFHRRSVGSKAANLHLMKEQGLVVPPFSVFSFDFFDQTDVLTFLQEQQEAYHTGNDTLNALSQRLQQEFKAKFLQEDFTAIHDFSRHASGKHTYSVRSSANVEDDASASFAGQFSTRLFVEVDDLVEAVEETLLSLYQPSALSYYFENGISLEAVKLYVILQDMISGDLSGVYFTANPQGLLNEQLIVVGVGVGSGIVEDKVDTTMVTIHSDDQLSYFETSGTSPILTEKQQVELEDMAEKVTDIFGPRMDIEFTFLNDQLYVLQARPITKLPAEPVTILDNSNIVESYPGTTTPLTFSFIQEAYGSIFRGLAKRMLKNDTQTLQSFEPTFQNMIAQVNSRVYYQINNWYKLLHLLPFSKQIIPIWQDMLGVQATDISAITVKISRSTRLKIMGRIIKSFIQAPRSMKQLDSDFEAISEHFNQTYTREASFEELHQLFEQIKRQVLEQWDVTLINDLYAFVYTGLLKKVCPPEEVQEEIAGIEQIESMKPVFELNKIIYTIQEEQHSDYRKIIESISSELAADFIETDLHPITQDIRRFIQQFGDRAPEELKLETATFRSHPFSLIQLIQQQLELPQTAMRTESKATATNKSRNPLVNGLKKRAMTGIKYRESSRLNRTRIYGMMRLIFITMGEQLVKENRLEQSEDVFYLTMTELFDLASHRDLSNMQTEIQKRKHKRLVDQQLPAFSRLIYAGSIFEKYPQTINQQQTVSTNQQDFQGIGCSKGIVRGQVLVVEDIQAVNVQQSYNKIIVTKMTDPGWVYLLTQAKGIIAEKGSLLSHTAIISRELGIPSVVNVQQATQQLTTGEWIEINGQTGLIKRLEDENDYS, encoded by the coding sequence ATGAAACAACTCACTAACTTTCACCGTCGATCAGTAGGTTCAAAAGCAGCTAATTTGCATCTCATGAAAGAGCAGGGCCTCGTCGTTCCTCCTTTTTCCGTTTTTTCATTTGATTTTTTTGATCAAACAGATGTACTTACCTTCTTGCAAGAACAGCAAGAAGCATACCATACAGGAAACGATACATTGAATGCATTAAGTCAACGATTGCAACAGGAATTTAAGGCGAAATTTTTGCAGGAAGATTTTACAGCTATCCATGATTTTAGCAGACACGCATCTGGCAAGCATACCTACTCTGTGCGATCTTCAGCAAATGTTGAAGACGATGCCTCTGCCTCATTTGCTGGACAATTTTCTACGCGTTTGTTTGTTGAAGTAGATGATTTAGTTGAGGCTGTAGAGGAAACTCTTTTGTCGTTGTACCAGCCCTCTGCATTGAGTTACTACTTTGAAAATGGCATCTCGTTAGAAGCTGTTAAATTATACGTCATTCTTCAAGACATGATTTCAGGAGATTTATCTGGGGTCTATTTTACCGCGAATCCTCAAGGGTTATTGAACGAACAGTTAATTGTTGTCGGCGTTGGCGTTGGTAGCGGGATCGTTGAAGATAAAGTAGATACAACCATGGTTACGATCCATTCTGATGATCAATTATCTTACTTTGAAACTTCTGGTACTTCTCCAATCTTAACAGAAAAACAACAAGTCGAGTTAGAAGATATGGCGGAGAAAGTAACGGACATCTTTGGTCCGCGAATGGATATTGAATTTACTTTTTTGAATGACCAACTGTACGTTTTACAGGCACGTCCTATTACAAAATTGCCTGCAGAACCGGTCACCATTTTAGATAATAGCAATATCGTGGAAAGTTATCCCGGAACAACGACTCCTTTGACATTCAGTTTCATTCAAGAAGCTTATGGGAGTATTTTTAGAGGTTTGGCCAAGCGTATGCTGAAAAATGATACACAGACACTTCAATCATTTGAGCCTACTTTTCAAAATATGATTGCTCAAGTAAACAGCCGTGTATACTATCAAATCAATAATTGGTACAAATTACTTCATCTTCTGCCCTTTTCTAAGCAGATCATCCCTATTTGGCAAGATATGTTAGGTGTTCAAGCCACCGATATCTCTGCAATTACAGTAAAAATCAGTCGCTCAACTCGACTGAAAATCATGGGACGCATCATTAAGAGTTTCATCCAAGCGCCTCGTTCAATGAAACAACTCGATTCGGATTTTGAAGCGATTTCTGAACATTTCAATCAAACGTATACGCGAGAGGCTTCATTTGAAGAACTTCATCAATTATTTGAGCAGATCAAACGACAAGTATTGGAACAATGGGATGTCACTTTGATCAATGATCTCTATGCGTTTGTTTATACTGGGCTGTTAAAAAAAGTCTGTCCGCCTGAAGAAGTTCAAGAGGAAATAGCCGGGATCGAACAAATTGAAAGTATGAAGCCAGTGTTTGAACTGAATAAAATCATTTATACCATTCAGGAAGAACAACATAGCGACTATCGAAAAATAATTGAAAGCATTTCTTCGGAACTTGCAGCTGATTTTATTGAGACAGATTTGCATCCAATCACACAAGATATCCGACGTTTCATTCAACAATTTGGAGATCGAGCTCCAGAAGAATTAAAATTAGAGACGGCAACCTTTCGTAGTCATCCTTTTTCATTAATTCAACTGATCCAACAGCAATTGGAATTGCCGCAAACAGCGATGCGTACCGAATCTAAAGCAACGGCAACAAACAAATCACGGAATCCATTGGTGAATGGGCTGAAGAAACGCGCTATGACAGGGATCAAATACAGAGAAAGTTCTCGCTTGAATCGTACGCGAATTTACGGAATGATGCGACTCATCTTTATCACTATGGGCGAGCAGTTGGTAAAAGAAAACCGTCTTGAGCAATCAGAGGATGTGTTTTATTTAACGATGACTGAACTTTTCGATTTGGCTAGCCATAGAGATCTTTCAAATATGCAAACAGAGATACAAAAACGGAAGCATAAACGATTAGTAGATCAGCAATTACCTGCATTCAGCCGGTTGATCTATGCTGGAAGTATTTTCGAAAAATATCCACAAACGATCAATCAGCAGCAGACAGTCTCGACCAACCAGCAGGACTTCCAAGGAATCGGTTGTTCAAAAGGCATAGTTCGAGGGCAAGTTTTAGTTGTCGAAGATATTCAAGCCGTTAATGTTCAGCAATCCTATAATAAAATTATCGTCACAAAAATGACGGATCCAGGATGGGTGTATTTACTGACCCAAGCAAAAGGGATCATTGCGGAAAAAGGCTCGTTATTATCTCATACAGCAATCATCTCTCGCGAATTAGGTATTCCTTCTGTCGTCAATGTCCAACAAGCCACACAACAACTAACGACTGGAGAATGGATTGAAATAAACGGACAGACCGGCCTGATCAAACGTTTGGAGGATGAAAATGATTACTCATAA
- a CDS encoding phosphatidylserine decarboxylase codes for MVKVYQRETKSIIEPKEYQAAWLKRLYQTKLGNVLLSMVTSPLFSIVWTAIDHTRLSKNKIAPFVKEYDINLSDYESKNYQSFAKFFIRKLKAANIHVSPSNRVCAVAQAKLLTVPIHSDQTFTVKGQNYRLEDILQDRSSADYYEGGTLFIYRLAVDDYHRYLASETGSVIHRRKIHGKLHTVREIAQQHFQLFKENKREYCLLETKNLGMIMQMEVGALLVGKIYNQPFDSYQRGKEKGWFSLGGSTILVAYPKGTVTVDQDIDYYSNLNIETQVNIGEGIGLKTC; via the coding sequence ATGGTAAAGGTCTATCAGCGTGAAACGAAATCAATCATTGAACCTAAGGAATATCAAGCAGCATGGCTAAAACGATTGTATCAAACAAAGTTGGGAAACGTTTTGCTTTCCATGGTTACTTCTCCATTATTTTCAATCGTGTGGACAGCTATTGACCACACACGACTTTCTAAAAATAAAATCGCTCCGTTTGTCAAAGAATATGACATCAACTTAAGCGATTACGAATCAAAAAACTACCAGTCTTTTGCAAAATTCTTTATCCGAAAATTAAAAGCGGCTAACATTCACGTAAGTCCGTCTAATCGCGTTTGCGCTGTTGCGCAAGCGAAACTATTAACTGTTCCCATTCATAGTGATCAGACCTTTACCGTCAAAGGACAGAACTATCGTTTAGAAGATATCCTTCAAGACCGTTCTTCAGCTGATTATTACGAGGGTGGCACACTATTTATTTACCGATTAGCAGTCGATGATTACCATCGTTATCTGGCTAGTGAAACAGGCTCGGTTATTCATCGTCGCAAAATCCACGGAAAATTACATACAGTCAGAGAAATCGCCCAACAACACTTTCAATTATTCAAAGAAAATAAAAGAGAATATTGTCTACTTGAAACAAAGAATTTAGGGATGATCATGCAGATGGAAGTTGGAGCGCTTTTGGTTGGAAAGATTTATAATCAACCATTCGATAGTTATCAGCGAGGTAAAGAAAAAGGCTGGTTTAGCCTAGGTGGGTCCACTATACTGGTGGCTTATCCAAAGGGAACAGTAACCGTTGATCAAGATATTGATTATTATTCTAATCTAAATATAGAAACTCAAGTCAACATAGGGGAAGGAATTGGTCTGAAAACATGCTAA
- a CDS encoding CDP-alcohol phosphatidyltransferase family protein: protein MFIGEYGKFVYLTYFGTALSLVAMHFIIQGEMIWAMSCFIVSGLCDLFDGMVARSFDRTKAQEQFGVEIDTLCDMISFAALPAVLLISQGRFPLVNIFLAIIYVIAAVTRLAYFNRETKDNLAERATYFRGVPVTYGALVFPVGYLVSEWFSSGSFQYVLLLLAPILAFLFIWDIKIPKPNRVMYLFFLGLALVTLFGLWRL from the coding sequence ATGTTTATTGGAGAATATGGAAAGTTTGTCTATTTAACCTATTTTGGGACCGCCCTGTCGTTAGTAGCAATGCATTTCATTATTCAAGGCGAGATGATTTGGGCGATGAGCTGCTTTATTGTGAGCGGGCTCTGCGATTTATTTGATGGCATGGTTGCGCGTTCCTTTGATAGAACAAAAGCGCAAGAACAATTTGGTGTAGAGATCGATACTTTATGCGATATGATCAGTTTTGCGGCGTTACCTGCAGTTTTATTGATTTCACAAGGTCGCTTCCCTTTAGTGAACATTTTTTTAGCCATTATTTATGTCATCGCTGCTGTTACAAGACTGGCTTATTTCAATCGTGAAACGAAGGACAATCTGGCAGAAAGAGCGACTTATTTTCGGGGAGTTCCGGTTACCTATGGTGCACTTGTTTTTCCGGTCGGTTATTTGGTAAGTGAATGGTTTTCAAGTGGAAGTTTTCAATATGTTCTTCTACTGCTTGCTCCTATATTGGCTTTTCTATTCATCTGGGATATTAAGATTCCTAAACCCAATCGAGTGATGTATCTCTTTTTCTTAGGACTGGCGCTCGTGACTTTATTCGGATTATGGAGATTATAG
- a CDS encoding prenyltransferase (UbiA prenyltransferase family catalyzes the transfer of a prenyl group to various acceptors with hydrophobic ring structures in the biosynthesis of respiratory quinones, hemes, chlorophylls, vitamin E, and shikonin), whose amino-acid sequence MLKRLLTYYKEMYPLIPRFLLAIIYFFEIYFILLLNVGKSDFSIGIQEWTGVWTIFTFLMALRIADDFKDYEHDQRLFPDRALPSGRVKKRDLAIALAVMVTITVVLNVIFMNNIGWFLFLFIYGTLMSLWFFSKAKIQKSLPLALVTHNPVMMVMNIYIITFVCYKYQLPLLSLPTVLLAFTMYFPSLIWEISRKIRAPKDETEYVTYSQLFTYQKATRFVQVLTIIDILTNFILLWNISKIGVVVLLANVIWMTIQFQQFIHDPTRFNIKNRVERYTYITETTMVLSVTAHLFIQGFVR is encoded by the coding sequence ATGCTAAAGAGATTATTAACTTACTATAAAGAAATGTACCCACTGATTCCGCGATTCCTATTAGCAATCATCTACTTTTTTGAAATCTACTTTATCTTACTCCTCAACGTAGGAAAGTCAGATTTTTCAATAGGAATACAAGAATGGACCGGAGTTTGGACAATATTTACATTTTTGATGGCGCTTAGGATCGCAGATGATTTTAAAGACTACGAACACGATCAACGACTATTTCCTGATCGAGCACTGCCTTCTGGTAGAGTTAAGAAACGTGATTTAGCTATTGCTTTAGCTGTCATGGTCACGATCACTGTTGTGCTCAATGTCATCTTTATGAATAATATAGGCTGGTTTCTCTTTTTATTCATCTATGGAACCTTGATGTCGCTGTGGTTTTTCAGCAAAGCTAAAATTCAAAAATCATTGCCTTTAGCACTTGTTACCCATAATCCTGTGATGATGGTCATGAATATCTATATCATCACATTCGTTTGTTACAAATATCAATTGCCATTGCTATCCCTACCTACTGTTTTGCTGGCATTTACGATGTATTTCCCAAGCTTGATATGGGAAATCAGCCGTAAAATAAGAGCACCCAAAGACGAGACAGAATATGTGACATATTCCCAACTCTTCACTTATCAAAAAGCCACACGTTTCGTTCAAGTGCTGACGATTATTGATATTTTAACGAATTTTATTTTATTATGGAATATTTCAAAAATCGGCGTCGTTGTTCTATTGGCAAATGTCATCTGGATGACGATTCAATTTCAACAATTCATTCATGATCCGACACGTTTCAATATCAAAAATCGAGTGGAACGTTATACCTACATTACGGAAACCACGATGGTTCTTTCGGTTACAGCACATCTATTTATACAGGGGTTTGTCCGATGA
- a CDS encoding NAD(P)-dependent oxidoreductase encodes MYKLRLIDSIPDGLIARLQQPNFEISQEKENEGILVRSSNVPDEAITEELLVISRSGVGVNTINLEAATENGTAVLNTPGVNANAVKELVLACLFLTVRPVATAAEMVRTLKGPDILGQAESKRSDYVGQELQGKTIGLLGMGAIGTQIARSCYDLGMEVLGYARREHDIDYVNQVDLDELLHLSDFVVVVLPLTNETRDLLTEEKLGQMKKGAYLLNFGRDPIVNSTGILKVLQDEIIAGYITDFPQEEYLGHPNILMLPHIGGTTQEALKGGDRLAVRALRNFLLFGTVRESVNFPATRLVFQSPYRLTIFYQKTRKAWSKIMNYLDQENLKIGNMTSNGKDGYDYMLIDLEESFDRIEPVAKKIQDIPSVKRVRILSKPS; translated from the coding sequence ATGTATAAGTTACGACTGATTGATTCAATTCCTGATGGACTTATCGCTAGATTGCAGCAACCAAACTTTGAAATTAGCCAAGAGAAAGAGAATGAAGGAATCTTAGTTCGAAGTTCCAACGTTCCTGATGAAGCGATCACAGAAGAACTATTGGTTATTTCTCGATCAGGTGTCGGTGTCAATACAATCAATCTAGAAGCTGCTACTGAAAATGGAACAGCTGTTTTGAACACGCCAGGGGTCAATGCAAATGCAGTTAAAGAATTGGTTTTGGCTTGCCTCTTTTTAACGGTACGTCCTGTTGCGACAGCAGCGGAAATGGTTCGCACACTTAAAGGTCCGGATATACTTGGACAAGCAGAATCCAAACGCTCAGACTACGTTGGGCAAGAACTTCAAGGAAAAACAATTGGCTTACTAGGAATGGGGGCTATCGGCACCCAAATTGCTAGAAGCTGTTATGATTTAGGAATGGAAGTATTGGGCTACGCTAGACGGGAACATGATATTGATTATGTAAATCAAGTCGATTTAGATGAATTGCTTCATCTTTCAGATTTTGTCGTCGTTGTTCTGCCGTTGACTAATGAAACCAGAGATTTACTAACGGAAGAAAAATTGGGTCAAATGAAAAAAGGAGCCTATTTGCTCAATTTTGGACGTGATCCGATCGTGAACAGTACAGGAATATTGAAAGTCCTGCAGGATGAAATCATAGCCGGTTACATTACTGATTTCCCTCAAGAAGAATACCTTGGACACCCGAATATTTTAATGCTTCCCCATATTGGTGGAACTACTCAGGAAGCTCTAAAGGGTGGAGACCGACTCGCTGTAAGAGCATTGCGTAATTTTTTATTATTTGGAACGGTTAGAGAATCCGTCAACTTTCCAGCTACTCGTCTTGTGTTTCAGTCCCCATACCGTCTTACCATTTTTTATCAAAAAACTAGAAAAGCATGGTCCAAAATCATGAACTATTTGGACCAAGAAAACCTTAAAATTGGAAACATGACCAGTAATGGAAAAGATGGATACGACTATATGCTGATTGATTTAGAAGAAAGTTTTGACCGAATAGAACCTGTTGCAAAAAAAATTCAGGATATTCCTTCTGTTAAACGAGTACGTATATTATCCAAACCAAGTTAA
- a CDS encoding LysR family transcriptional regulator encodes MDFRVLNYFLTVAQEKTISKAAESLHLSQPTLSKQLKELEEELGVQLFTRGNREITLTEDGHYLVNRGKEILSLVDTTMTNLSSNETISGEIVIGGGETKAMQFIAESVRVLTEEYPDVKIHLYSGNADDVSEKLDKGILDFGIVIDPVEKKKYDYLRLPRTDQWGILFHKDHPYAKKKAILPEDLKSLSLFVSSQSLVDDQIGEWLGKNLDSQQIIGTYNLLYNASIMIKEGIGCALCIDGIINTQGTDLTFVPLKPNLEASLNIIWKKNAILSKAAAVFIKTIQTSIRL; translated from the coding sequence TTGGATTTTCGTGTATTAAATTATTTTTTGACGGTGGCTCAAGAAAAAACAATTAGTAAAGCAGCAGAATCCTTACATCTGTCTCAACCGACCTTATCTAAGCAACTAAAAGAACTAGAAGAAGAATTAGGCGTTCAATTGTTTACTCGCGGAAACCGCGAAATCACCTTAACTGAAGATGGGCACTATTTGGTGAACCGTGGTAAAGAGATCCTTTCATTAGTCGATACCACAATGACAAACTTATCGAGTAACGAAACGATCAGTGGGGAAATCGTCATTGGCGGTGGCGAAACCAAAGCCATGCAATTTATAGCTGAAAGTGTACGTGTCTTAACTGAAGAATATCCTGATGTAAAGATCCATTTATATAGTGGAAATGCAGACGATGTTTCTGAGAAATTGGACAAGGGGATCTTGGATTTTGGGATCGTCATCGATCCAGTAGAAAAGAAAAAATACGATTACTTAAGACTGCCTAGAACTGATCAATGGGGCATTTTATTCCACAAAGACCATCCTTATGCAAAAAAGAAAGCTATCTTACCTGAAGATCTAAAGTCTCTTTCGCTCTTTGTTTCAAGCCAATCTTTAGTTGATGATCAAATCGGTGAATGGCTAGGGAAAAATCTCGACAGTCAACAAATCATCGGCACCTATAACCTTTTGTATAATGCCTCGATCATGATAAAAGAAGGTATAGGTTGCGCACTATGTATTGATGGGATCATAAACACTCAAGGAACAGATTTAACATTTGTTCCACTAAAACCCAATTTAGAGGCTAGCTTAAATATAATATGGAAAAAGAATGCTATTCTTTCAAAAGCAGCAGCTGTATTCATAAAAACGATTCAAACTTCTATCCGTTTGTAG
- a CDS encoding DapH/DapD/GlmU-related protein — MKDLLSRIIRKEIVKGSSYFEEIHEQKAGNERLVMELNTGYHTTAEVRTSLEKITGESIDSSVTVSLPFYTDFGKHISFGKNIFINQNVTFVDLGGIYLEDDVLIGPGARLLTVNHLVDPAKRRGIIVDSIRIKKNAWIGANVTVLPGVTIGKNVIVAADATVTKDVPDNVIVAGTPAKITKEIVFH; from the coding sequence ATGAAAGACTTATTAAGCCGAATTATTAGGAAAGAAATAGTGAAAGGATCCTCTTATTTTGAAGAAATACATGAGCAGAAGGCAGGAAACGAAAGGTTAGTCATGGAATTGAATACCGGTTACCATACTACCGCAGAGGTTCGAACTTCTCTTGAAAAAATTACGGGGGAATCGATTGATTCTTCGGTTACTGTATCGTTGCCTTTTTACACAGACTTTGGAAAACACATTTCATTTGGGAAAAATATTTTTATCAATCAAAACGTCACATTTGTTGATTTAGGCGGTATTTATCTTGAAGATGATGTCTTGATTGGACCTGGCGCGCGTTTGCTCACAGTGAACCATTTAGTGGATCCAGCAAAAAGAAGAGGAATCATCGTGGATTCGATTCGAATCAAAAAGAATGCTTGGATCGGAGCAAACGTAACCGTTCTGCCTGGCGTAACAATTGGTAAAAATGTTATTGTTGCAGCAGATGCTACAGTCACTAAAGATGTACCAGACAATGTGATTGTTGCGGGTACACCTGCGAAAATCACTAAAGAAATCGTCTTTCATTAA
- a CDS encoding aldo/keto reductase yields MVVNETYTLANGVEIPKLGLGTWMIDNEAVVQVVKDALDSGYRHIDTAEAYLNEEGVGHGLKESGVNREDIFVTTKLEGDIKNYEEAVKAIEKSLELLNVDYIDLMIIHSPQPWANFRDGNHYFEGNLEAWRALEEAYEAGKLRAIGVSNFEQADLENLINNGKVKPMVNQVLAHITNVPTDVIKYCQSQDIIVEAYSPIAHGAILDHPVVKEMAEKYKASPAQLSIRYVLQLGTVALPKTTSKDHMKSNADIDFTISEEDINTLNELPLIETYGDDQVMPVFSSQYNKK; encoded by the coding sequence ATGGTAGTAAACGAAACGTATACATTAGCAAATGGAGTTGAAATTCCTAAATTAGGTTTAGGAACTTGGATGATAGATAATGAAGCAGTTGTTCAAGTTGTAAAAGATGCCCTTGATTCAGGTTACCGTCATATTGACACAGCTGAAGCTTACCTAAATGAAGAAGGTGTAGGTCATGGTCTTAAAGAGTCAGGTGTTAACCGTGAAGATATTTTTGTCACTACGAAACTCGAAGGCGATATCAAAAATTATGAGGAAGCGGTTAAAGCAATTGAGAAATCACTTGAACTTTTAAATGTGGATTATATCGACTTAATGATTATTCATAGTCCGCAGCCTTGGGCAAATTTCCGTGATGGCAACCATTACTTCGAAGGGAATTTGGAAGCATGGCGTGCTTTAGAAGAAGCGTATGAAGCAGGCAAATTACGCGCAATCGGTGTGTCTAATTTTGAGCAAGCAGACTTGGAAAACTTGATCAATAACGGAAAAGTCAAACCAATGGTAAACCAAGTTCTTGCACACATTACGAATGTTCCAACCGACGTCATTAAGTATTGTCAAAGCCAAGACATCATTGTCGAAGCTTACTCACCAATTGCTCACGGAGCTATTCTTGATCATCCAGTTGTTAAAGAGATGGCTGAAAAGTATAAGGCTTCACCTGCTCAATTAAGTATTCGCTATGTCTTACAATTAGGCACAGTTGCTTTACCTAAAACGACTAGTAAGGATCATATGAAATCGAATGCCGATATCGACTTTACAATCTCTGAAGAGGATATTAATACGTTAAATGAGTTGCCGCTTATCGAAACTTATGGTGACGATCAGGTCATGCCTGTGTTTAGTTCACAATACAACAAAAAGTAA
- a CDS encoding YdeI/OmpD-associated family protein codes for MEIENALTITNRQDLRNWLAVHSSTESFCWVVINKTETSEVVQYLDIVEEALCFGWIDGIKKKISEKESAQRISPRRKKSNWTELNKERVRRLEKLGLMTEAGLKVLPDMRPESFIIDQVIETRLKEDDQVYQNFLSFPELYRRIRIDNIQGYKNDPELFNRRLDKFIESTRANKLYGQWHDNGRLLNY; via the coding sequence ATGGAAATCGAAAATGCGCTTACTATTACGAACAGACAAGACTTAAGAAATTGGCTTGCGGTACACTCATCTACAGAAAGCTTTTGTTGGGTAGTTATCAATAAGACTGAAACCTCAGAAGTTGTTCAGTATCTAGACATCGTTGAAGAAGCTTTATGTTTTGGTTGGATCGATGGCATCAAGAAAAAAATCTCCGAGAAGGAATCTGCTCAACGGATTTCTCCAAGAAGGAAAAAAAGCAACTGGACAGAATTAAATAAAGAGCGTGTAAGAAGATTAGAAAAACTGGGTTTAATGACAGAAGCAGGCTTGAAAGTTCTTCCGGATATGCGTCCTGAATCATTTATCATCGATCAAGTGATTGAAACTCGTTTAAAAGAAGATGACCAAGTTTATCAGAATTTTCTTAGCTTCCCTGAACTCTACAGAAGAATCAGAATCGACAACATTCAAGGCTATAAAAATGATCCAGAACTTTTTAATAGACGATTGGATAAATTTATTGAAAGTACCAGAGCAAATAAACTTTATGGACAGTGGCATGACAATGGTCGGCTGCTCAATTATTGA